Proteins encoded by one window of Scatophagus argus isolate fScaArg1 chromosome 4, fScaArg1.pri, whole genome shotgun sequence:
- the si:dkey-32e23.4 gene encoding dynamin-1-like protein isoform X1, whose amino-acid sequence METLIPTINRLQEVFLTVGAESIQLPQIVVVGSQSSGKSSVLESLVGRDFLPRGSGIVTRRPLVLQLINVAPLKERLKIESGNGVKQNAQNSYPGVKAEEWATFLHCKNQVFTDFQEIRQEIETETARSSGDNKGISPEPIYLKIFSPKVLNLTLVDLPGITKVPVGDQPEDIEAQVQEMILSFISNPNSLILAVSPANSDLATSDALKLAREVDPDGRRTLLVVSKLDLMDAGTDALEVLLGRVIPVRLGIIGVVNRSQHDINTQKSLEDSMKDEQAFLQRHYPSLASRAGSRYLAKTLSRLLMHHIRDCLPDLKTRVTVLNAQYQARLNSYGQPVEDHSATLLQIVTKFASDYCNTIEGTARYIQTSELCGGARICYIFHETFGRTLQSIDPLGGLTELDILTAIRNATGPRPALFVPEVSFELLVKRQIKRLEEPSLRCVELVHEELQRIIQHCSSFSTQELLRFPKLHDSIVEVVTGLLRKRLPITNDMVHNLVAIELAYINTKHPDFTDAAQVSASVNSQQAEALDGGKRWKNEKVAEEKAPAAGFGSPSKSQAINLLDTAVPVSRKLSAREQRDCEVIQRLIKCYFLIVRKSIQDSVPKTVMHFLVNFVKEHLQSELVGQLYKQPLLQELLIESQDTAQQRTEVAQMLEALKKANNIISEIRETHLW is encoded by the exons ATGGAGACTCTAATTCCCACCATTAACCGGCTGCAGGAGGTCTTCCTCACAGTGGGTGCAGAGAGCATACAGCTGCCTCAGATTGTCGTTGTTGGATCTCAG AGCAGTGGAAAGAGCTCTGTGTTGGAGAGCCTGGTTGGCCGGGACTTCTTGCCTCGGGGATCAGGAATAGTCACAAGACGACCCCTCGTGTTGCAACTTATTAATGTTGCCCCTCTGAAGGAGAGACTGAAGATCGAGAGTG GCAATGGGGTAAAACAAAATGCCCAAAACAGCTACCCAG GTGTAAAAGCTGAAGAGTGGGCTACATTCCTGCACTGCAAGAACCAG GTCTTCACAGATTTTCAGGAAATCCGTCAGGAAATCGAAACAGAGACTGCTCGCAGTTCTGGTGACAACAAG GGAATCAGTCCTGAGCCCATATATTTGAAGATTTTCTCTCCCAAAGTCCTTAATCTCACCTTGGTTGATTTACCTGGAATTACTAAG GTTCCTGTTGGGGACCAGCCAGAGGACATTGAGGCTCAAGTACAAGAGATGATCCTGTCCTTCATCTCCAATCCAAACTCCCTCATCCTTGCAGTGTCCCCTGCCAACTCTGACTTGGCCACCTCTGATGCACTGAAATTGGCTCGCGAGGTTGATCCAGATG GTCGTAGAACACTGCTGGTCGTCAGCAAGCTGGATCTGATGGATGCGGGGACGGATGCTTTGGAAGTCCTTCTGGGTCGAGTCATTCCAGTCAGACTTGGGATTATCGGGGTGGTTAACAG GAGCCAGCATGACATCAATACACAGAAAAGCCTGGAGGACTCGATGAAGGATGAGCAGGCTTTCCTGCAGCGCCACTACCCCTCGCTTGCCTCCCGCGCAGGCTCACGCTATCTGGCTAAAACTCTCAGCAGGCTCCTCATGCACCACATCCGGGACTGCCTGCCAGACCTCAAAACCCGAGTGACTGTGCTGAATGCCCAGTACCAGGCACGGCTCAACAGCTACGGTCAGCCAGTAGAAGACCACAGTGCCACCCTGCTGCAGATTGTCACCAAGTTTGCCAGCGATTACTGCAACACCATCGAAGGAACAGCCAGATACATTCAGACTTCAGAGCT CTGTGGGGGTGCTCGGATCTGTTACATATTCCATGAGACCTTTGGCCGCACTTTGCAGTCCATCGACCCCCTGGGAGGACTGACTGAGCTTGATATCCTCACTGCAATCCGCAATGCTACG GGTCCACGGCCAGCCCTTTTTGTGCCCGAGGTGTCCTTTGAGTTGTTGGTGAAGCGGCAAATTAAGCGGCTGGAGGAGCCCAGTCTGCGCTGTGTAGAGCTTGTtcatgaagagctgcagaggatCATCCAGCACTGCTCCTCCTTTAGCACGCAG GAGCTTCTGCGATTCCCTAAACTGCATGATTCCATAGTGGAAGTGGTGACTGGATTACTGAGGAAGCGCTTGCCAATTACCAATGACATG GTACACAATTTAGTAGCAATAGAACTCGCCTACATCAACACAAAACATCCAGACTTCACAGATGCTGCACAGGTTTCAGCATCTGTCAACAGTCAGCAG GCAGAGGCCCTTGATGGAGGCAAGCGCTGGAAGAACGAGAAGGTGGCGGAAGAGAAAGCCCCAGCTGCAGGCTTTGGCAGCCCCAGCAAAAGCCAGGCCATTAACCTCCTCGACACA GCGGTGCCCGTATCCCGAAAGCTGAGTGCAAGGGAGCAGAGGGACTGCGAGGTCATCCAGCGCCTCATCAAGTGCTACTTTCTCATTGTTCGTAAAAGCATCCAAGACAG TGTGCCCAAGACAGTGATGCACTTCCTGGTGAACTTTGTGAAAGAGCATCTGCAGAGTGAGCTGGTGGGACAGCTTTATAAACAGCcactgctgcaggagctgctcaTTGAGTCACAGGACACGGCACAGCAGCGGACCGAGGTTGCTCAAATGCTTGAG gcGCTCAAAAAAGCCAATAACATCATCTCTGAGATCCGAGAAACCCATCTGTGGTAG
- the si:dkey-32e23.4 gene encoding dynamin-1-like protein isoform X2, with the protein METLIPTINRLQEVFLTVGAESIQLPQIVVVGSQSSGKSSVLESLVGRDFLPRGSGIVTRRPLVLQLINVAPLKERLKIESGVKAEEWATFLHCKNQVFTDFQEIRQEIETETARSSGDNKGISPEPIYLKIFSPKVLNLTLVDLPGITKVPVGDQPEDIEAQVQEMILSFISNPNSLILAVSPANSDLATSDALKLAREVDPDGRRTLLVVSKLDLMDAGTDALEVLLGRVIPVRLGIIGVVNRSQHDINTQKSLEDSMKDEQAFLQRHYPSLASRAGSRYLAKTLSRLLMHHIRDCLPDLKTRVTVLNAQYQARLNSYGQPVEDHSATLLQIVTKFASDYCNTIEGTARYIQTSELCGGARICYIFHETFGRTLQSIDPLGGLTELDILTAIRNATGPRPALFVPEVSFELLVKRQIKRLEEPSLRCVELVHEELQRIIQHCSSFSTQELLRFPKLHDSIVEVVTGLLRKRLPITNDMVHNLVAIELAYINTKHPDFTDAAQVSASVNSQQAEALDGGKRWKNEKVAEEKAPAAGFGSPSKSQAINLLDTAVPVSRKLSAREQRDCEVIQRLIKCYFLIVRKSIQDSVPKTVMHFLVNFVKEHLQSELVGQLYKQPLLQELLIESQDTAQQRTEVAQMLEALKKANNIISEIRETHLW; encoded by the exons ATGGAGACTCTAATTCCCACCATTAACCGGCTGCAGGAGGTCTTCCTCACAGTGGGTGCAGAGAGCATACAGCTGCCTCAGATTGTCGTTGTTGGATCTCAG AGCAGTGGAAAGAGCTCTGTGTTGGAGAGCCTGGTTGGCCGGGACTTCTTGCCTCGGGGATCAGGAATAGTCACAAGACGACCCCTCGTGTTGCAACTTATTAATGTTGCCCCTCTGAAGGAGAGACTGAAGATCGAGAGTG GTGTAAAAGCTGAAGAGTGGGCTACATTCCTGCACTGCAAGAACCAG GTCTTCACAGATTTTCAGGAAATCCGTCAGGAAATCGAAACAGAGACTGCTCGCAGTTCTGGTGACAACAAG GGAATCAGTCCTGAGCCCATATATTTGAAGATTTTCTCTCCCAAAGTCCTTAATCTCACCTTGGTTGATTTACCTGGAATTACTAAG GTTCCTGTTGGGGACCAGCCAGAGGACATTGAGGCTCAAGTACAAGAGATGATCCTGTCCTTCATCTCCAATCCAAACTCCCTCATCCTTGCAGTGTCCCCTGCCAACTCTGACTTGGCCACCTCTGATGCACTGAAATTGGCTCGCGAGGTTGATCCAGATG GTCGTAGAACACTGCTGGTCGTCAGCAAGCTGGATCTGATGGATGCGGGGACGGATGCTTTGGAAGTCCTTCTGGGTCGAGTCATTCCAGTCAGACTTGGGATTATCGGGGTGGTTAACAG GAGCCAGCATGACATCAATACACAGAAAAGCCTGGAGGACTCGATGAAGGATGAGCAGGCTTTCCTGCAGCGCCACTACCCCTCGCTTGCCTCCCGCGCAGGCTCACGCTATCTGGCTAAAACTCTCAGCAGGCTCCTCATGCACCACATCCGGGACTGCCTGCCAGACCTCAAAACCCGAGTGACTGTGCTGAATGCCCAGTACCAGGCACGGCTCAACAGCTACGGTCAGCCAGTAGAAGACCACAGTGCCACCCTGCTGCAGATTGTCACCAAGTTTGCCAGCGATTACTGCAACACCATCGAAGGAACAGCCAGATACATTCAGACTTCAGAGCT CTGTGGGGGTGCTCGGATCTGTTACATATTCCATGAGACCTTTGGCCGCACTTTGCAGTCCATCGACCCCCTGGGAGGACTGACTGAGCTTGATATCCTCACTGCAATCCGCAATGCTACG GGTCCACGGCCAGCCCTTTTTGTGCCCGAGGTGTCCTTTGAGTTGTTGGTGAAGCGGCAAATTAAGCGGCTGGAGGAGCCCAGTCTGCGCTGTGTAGAGCTTGTtcatgaagagctgcagaggatCATCCAGCACTGCTCCTCCTTTAGCACGCAG GAGCTTCTGCGATTCCCTAAACTGCATGATTCCATAGTGGAAGTGGTGACTGGATTACTGAGGAAGCGCTTGCCAATTACCAATGACATG GTACACAATTTAGTAGCAATAGAACTCGCCTACATCAACACAAAACATCCAGACTTCACAGATGCTGCACAGGTTTCAGCATCTGTCAACAGTCAGCAG GCAGAGGCCCTTGATGGAGGCAAGCGCTGGAAGAACGAGAAGGTGGCGGAAGAGAAAGCCCCAGCTGCAGGCTTTGGCAGCCCCAGCAAAAGCCAGGCCATTAACCTCCTCGACACA GCGGTGCCCGTATCCCGAAAGCTGAGTGCAAGGGAGCAGAGGGACTGCGAGGTCATCCAGCGCCTCATCAAGTGCTACTTTCTCATTGTTCGTAAAAGCATCCAAGACAG TGTGCCCAAGACAGTGATGCACTTCCTGGTGAACTTTGTGAAAGAGCATCTGCAGAGTGAGCTGGTGGGACAGCTTTATAAACAGCcactgctgcaggagctgctcaTTGAGTCACAGGACACGGCACAGCAGCGGACCGAGGTTGCTCAAATGCTTGAG gcGCTCAAAAAAGCCAATAACATCATCTCTGAGATCCGAGAAACCCATCTGTGGTAG